The nucleotide sequence TTGAAGCAATGTCACATCATCTCTTCACAGACTTTGGGAATTTGACATCTTAACATCTTTTGGTTGTTTCTCTAGCGACATGTTATTTTTGACTGGACCAATGAGCATTGAGCCCTCAAGTGACATGACTACTGACTGCATGGACTCCAACGAGCTGGCACACCACACCAATGTAAAGCCTAGGGTCATGGGTGTGATCCTGAGCGTCGCCGCCTGCCTCATCATCTCAACAAACCTGCTTGTGGCAGCTGCTCTACTTAAGCTGCTCCTCAAAAGAAGCAGCCAGAGCTGGTGCTTTGTCCTCAACCTTGCACTGGCTGATGCTCTGGTGGGTGTAGCCATCACTGGCTTGGCCACAGAAGATTTTAAGATCAGCAACCATGATTTCACTCAGAACCAGCACAACCACATCACTGCTTCACCTCCAGCAAATGCCACGCTTCCTGTTCAGGGCAAGACCCGGTGTTTGATAAAGATGGCCTTTGTGACATCGCCCTGTACCGCATCCATCATGTCCATGTTTCTGATCTCACTGGATCGCTATGCAGCCATTAAGATGCCCCTGCGGTACTCCCTACTTTCTGGGAAAGGGACAGCGTTCTGGTCCTTGCTAGCTTTGTGGATGAGCTCCCTTTCTGTAGGATTCCTGCCAGGTAAGACTTAAAcatattcattaatttattaatttgtatgtgtatggccaaaaaaaaaagttttgcatcATGAGCTACTAGTTCCAGTGGTGGTAAAAGTTTTACCtgaatgaataattaaatgttGCATTGCAGATAATTTTTGTCATTCTAGACAAATTTAAGAACAAGAAGAATCATGGAGGGCAGTTTTCCTGAAGGACTGAAAATTTCAGTCTTAAGTGTATTCTGTGTCTTTTGCCCCTCAGTCATGGTGCGGCAGCTGCAGACAGAGGGGTATGACGGCTTCTGTGCCTTCTTCTCTGTCATTCATAAAGTGGGCATTATCGTCTTATTCAGCGCATGCTTCTTCCCTATTCTCTCCGTGTTCGTCTACATCTACCTGGACATTCTGAAAATTGCCTGCAGCCACCAGAAGCAGATCTGCCAAGTTAGACAAGCTGGCTCCAGGAAAGCTGACCACCTGCATCAACATTACCAGCATCAGCAGCTAAGGAGCGGTTACTGGAGTCATGTCAAGGCCCTGAGGACTGTTGCAGTGCTTGTGGGCTGCTTTTTAGTTCTCTGGTGCCCCTTCTTTGTTGTGTGCATAGTGCATGTTCTGTGTGAAAGCTGTAAACTCAAAGATGTATTGGAGAATTATCTGTGGCTGCTAGGACTGTTCAATTCTCTGATCAACCCTCTGGTTTATGCCTTTTGGCAAAGGGAGGTGCGACTGCAATTAGCAGCAATGTTTTCCTGCTTAACAGGCAGGCTATTGACATCTGGACCATCAGGTGTCACAGAGAGATGTGACCCACAGCCACCTGTGATGACTCAAGCCTGCGTTTCTGGCAGAGATGGGCTCAACCCTTCACTGTCACAGCCAAGTACCTCTAATGAGGAGTCTCACAGTGTGCCACTATCTGGTACAACAAGCATGTAAACGAAACTGGGACACCGGAGAAACAGTTAATGGTGCTTTTAGGAAAAAAGGGACTTTATTGATACACCAGAGTGGAACAGactagaaataaaaacaatgaatataAAATTCTAAAATATGTTGGCAATGAATGAATATAATGTGGCATTCGAGTAACATTTAAGTCTATTTTAAGTctatttaagtcttttttttttacatgttctGCGTGTTGGTCTGATGGACTACTCAAAGCAGGGCATCATCTATGAGCTTGCCAGTCTACCTACCTGGCTACCTGGCGATGAGAGCATAAGACACCTTGGTATGTCACCTTGGTATTCAAAGACAGTGGGCAGGGGACTCATTTATGTGGCTCTGATACAATAAATTTTAGACATTTGTTCCGTAGTTCTGTGTGAGACCAAGCGGGTTGAAGGTCAATGTCAACAGGAGGCAGGAAATTCCAGTTTCACAGGCTTTGACATGTGCCATTGGAGTCAACAAGGGTTCAGCCCTGTCCCACTGTGGAGgaattgaaacatttttttgggggggtctCACTGGGCTTTTGAATCCTTCATGCACACACTGGAAGTCTGATATTACACAGGGACACAGAGGATGCTGCCTGTATGGACTCTGTGAACAAATCCACAAAAAAAGGGGGCTGCTGTGGCATAAAACAAGAATGAAAAATTTGACTGAACTGAATCTACCGCAGTTTTTattcatacagtatacacaTTGGGAAAACTCTACAAAAACTcccaaaaaattaaattaggtttAATTTAGGTTTAATTTATGCTTCTGCTATGACAAAGTGTGAATGCTGTGACTGTAATACGAACATCTCATATGCTACTGACTGACTTTGTTCTCCAAATGCTAAATCAGGAAAATTTCAGTTGACCTTTgagataacaaaaacattttgatagaGCTGACAGTCTTTGGATGGTGTTGTTTGCAAACAAGCCATActgaaactattaaaaaatatttggtttatttcaaCACTACCTTCAATAGAAACAGCAACCCATCTCTCCTATAGTCAGCTAAAAAATATAACCCTACTTACCTTGTTACATAGCACCCACTAGAATTTCCACCCTTAACATGACCAGTGCTTTAGTCACAAAACTAGCTGGTGCTACAATGACCTAAAGAGGTCATGAGCATAGGGGGCATTAATTTAAGTCTCTGAACTTTCAGGATAAATGTTACCTGAatgagcagtttttaaaaaaataaagctaagtAAAATATGTTTGGAAAGAAACTGCGTATATGTAAATCTGTTCCAGTCTGCTGTCATCAGCTGTCAGTTATGTAACTGTCTTCCGCTATGTTCTTGTACCCCTCACAACCTGAGACGCCATAATGACTCTAATCACAATTGTTTTCTGTTGCACTCACCTTggaaataaaactacatttaatcACTTTCTTAACTTGTTCCCCCCGTGTCTCTCCAAACTAAAATTCCGGCCAGTCAGGTTGGACAGAGAACAGATTTCACAGAGGGCTCAGTGTAAACTGCAATGTGGAACAGGCTACAGATGATTGTCAAAGTTGAATCTCATTTCAccatttcttatttaaaaattaaacactgaGCTACTTTTTATGACAACTGCCAACATAAGATCATAGGCTGGCCACTGACACAGGCCACTTTCATCTATAAATATTCAGAATTCAAGATTCAGTTGCTGAATTGAGCTTTGTTTGGGTGAGctacaataataatacaattaatgCAACGCAAACATTCAACACATAGAACAAAAACCTCAAAAACACAAGCATTCAGCTTAAAAGATATTCCAAAACAGACACACCAAAAGaagtcaaataaaaagtaaaaagtcatCTGCTTGCAAACATAGAAATATACAGATTTATcatcagaaaatgtcaaatagcaaatgtcaaaaaactttttatagtttttctgTGCTAGGTGAATTAATCATGGCAGATCACAGATAACTTGCAGCAAAGGTAATGGGACCGACTGGAACCTGTCGCATTATACATAAAATGTCTGCCAGGACCCTCTgactcactttgttttttactgcttttacGTCTGTGTGATTTAGTAGCTTTAAACTGATGGCTTTGAGATAGCAGATGAGCTCGCTATGTATCTGAGAGGCTGCTTGCACATGTAATATTTCATAGTTGGATAACTATTCATTCATGGAAACTTCCTCTGCTGCTTGAGTATTGATAAATATTGTCTACTTTATATGTCAGCAGTCTGTATCAACAAAGCAGTTATACCAAATGATGTCTGGAATTTCTCGGCGGGGTTAGATAGTCAACGTTTACTTTACCACAACAGATTGCAGTAACTTCATAAAGTCTAATGAGTTGAGCTGCAAATAATTGCTTTTACTTGCTGTTTATGCTGCAATTCTGACTATTCATTAACATTAAGTAAGGTGCCCAGCTAGATCTTTTTTGtcgttgttgttttgttttaaaatgatctttttaACATGTGTTATAGTGTTATAGTGTGATGTAGtattaatatacagtaggtTGGGACAGGGAATATCTGGTCTTATGTTATAGTGATTTCAACCGGTCTTCGGTAATGTGAGTCGGGACCTTCTAGCTGCAGGCAGCACCGCTGACCACTCCAACTACAACCACTATGGGAACACTATGGTGCcctattaaataataataaaactaaaataatgcaaaccaaaatgaaaaatattcatttaaacactttaaagtcATTGACTTTTTACAATGACATGTAGCGTATTAAATCATTATGGGATGagtaaataaacagaaatgcgCTCCACAACTGTTACTATAATATTCTTAACAATCTtacaaatgagaaaaattaCAACATGAGGTAGATGTTGAGTTTACTATATTCACCATACAATAgacatttatgtacatattGTATATGTGTAGTATGTGTAGTTTTGGGGGTATCCAGtggtaatgtttttaattttaacacagtACAATAAAATTATTCCACGCAGTATCATTTAGAATATTGCGAATTTTTTAGATTTCTCAATAATTAAAGgtcattttctgtatttgggATTACTGGAacatctcattcattttatagTCCACTCACACGTTtaacaagtcctccaactttaATGATCACAGAGGACACTTGGTCCTACCCTCTCATATGGCCCAGTGACTGTTGTAGTAATAACCAGTGTGTAATGCTGCCACATACAGGTGTTTGTTGAAACTGCACCCCCTTGGCCTCACTACAAAATGTCAATAATGTTACTTATAATGGACCCAAAATGGTGGCCAGttttacacttgttttttgCTCTGAACATGCAAGTATTGTACATAAGCACTACAATACTTAATAACACAAATAATACTTATTTATGGTGATATGTATGACtgttgcaacaacaaaaacagttctTTCCCATTGGACTCCTCCAGTCTTTTGTATGAAAGTCCTCTGTTTTGTGATCTATGGACCATCATTATTAATGAAGTTGGTTTTCAGTAGATTTAGGTTATTCCTATGTGTGCATTTTGGGGTGACTCACAATATGATAGGGTAATCGTAGACTACATTTTTGGCCAGTCAGGAAAAGCATGAGAAATATGCATGTGATATTTAGCATGTATTTTCCTAAATGGGGcttaataattttactttttatttaaacaaatcccAATTTATGGTGAAGCTCTGCTGGAGTAATGGAAATCCACTTACAAAGTAACTAGCTCCTGCCTTTCAAAATGAACCTTAATTACTTCAAGTacttatatgtgtgtgtgtttgtatgactGTGTGATGCTTCAGTCTCCTCACTGGGCTGAAGAATGGGTGCCACAGTGCCTCCTCCATGGTGATCCGTCTGCTTACATCGTACTCCAACATGAGGCTGAGCAGGTCAAACAGCTGCCTCTCATCCTCACTGTTCGTCCACATGTATTGCTGAGAGACAAACAGTTAGTGTGACTTTCTACTGTTACCACCTCTGCAGCTGAATGGCTGATCTGTGTACCTTAAGTGGTTTACAGTGTTTCTCGATGTAATCATCAGAGCAGCCCTGCTCGTCCCAGTTCAGATGCTCGTTGTGcacaaaatgctgctttctaCACACAATAAACAGAATTCATATTGTTCTTCTTTGCAAGTAAGATACAAGGACTATTATCAATAAGTTCCTCCCACTACGACTTTACATCATGAGAACACATTAAGAATTATTGCATAAACAGATAACCTGTggtgcttcttcttcttttcctttcggctgttccctttcaggggtcgccacagcgaatcatgtgcctccatctaactctatcctctgcatcctcttcactcacaccaactaacttcatgtcctctctcactacatccgtaaatctcctctttggtcttcctctagacctcctgcctggcagctccaacctcagcatccttctaccgatatattcacaatgacttctctgaacatgtccgaaccacctcaatctggcctctctgactttatctccaaaagatctaacatgagctgtccctctgatgtactcattcctgttcctgtccatcctcgtcactcccaaagagaacctcaacatcttaagctctgctacctccagctctgcctcctgtcttttcttagtgccactgtctctaagccgaacaacatcgctggtctcaccaccgtttTGAACACCTTAACCTGTGGTGCTTAATACTATCAATCATAACCAGTTAACATGGACACTAATTGTCTCTGCTGTTATGAGGAAGTAACATctgtttttataacattttcacacaaattCCTCTGATGGCtgtacagttgtttttgtttgtaaagaAATCAGAGTATCCTTCTGAAAAAAGCGTTTTCATGATGTGCATGAAAATTGTAGTGGGAACTCTGGGAAACAGTGAAAAAGTAGTGAtatattgcaattttttttaaaagtaaatccaacaaagtgaaactgacaaaaaatgagcaaatacaCTGTAGCGTATTTAAAGCACATACTATATCATTACAAGGATTAATTAATGCAATCTGTTTAAATTGAAGGGACTATGATGTTCATTGCATTtgagatcaatggcttttggctttcCCCCTTCAGGGGGTGCCACAGCGGAGCATATTatgcatgttgacttggcatgtgtttttatgccagataCCCTTCCTGCCATGGCCCCTTGATGACTGGGGGGGCCATGATCATGAAATGATCCTGAAGACCTAAGAGCTGGTATTTCTTAATGTTCTGCACAGTTTCTGACTAATGCAAGGGAAGATTTCAATGAGACAGCGGTGGTGTGGGGAtatatttattctgtaaagtgctttgagatgactttgttgtgaactggtgCTGTTTAAATAAcgttgaattgaattgcatATAAAAAAATTGTCTGTGTGGGTTTATTACCGTGTCTG is from Channa argus isolate prfri chromosome 22, Channa argus male v1.0, whole genome shotgun sequence and encodes:
- the LOC137107912 gene encoding glucose-dependent insulinotropic receptor, yielding MLFLTGPMSIEPSSDMTTDCMDSNELAHHTNVKPRVMGVILSVAACLIISTNLLVAAALLKLLLKRSSQSWCFVLNLALADALVGVAITGLATEDFKISNHDFTQNQHNHITASPPANATLPVQGKTRCLIKMAFVTSPCTASIMSMFLISLDRYAAIKMPLRYSLLSGKGTAFWSLLALWMSSLSVGFLPVMVRQLQTEGYDGFCAFFSVIHKVGIIVLFSACFFPILSVFVYIYLDILKIACSHQKQICQVRQAGSRKADHLHQHYQHQQLRSGYWSHVKALRTVAVLVGCFLVLWCPFFVVCIVHVLCESCKLKDVLENYLWLLGLFNSLINPLVYAFWQREVRLQLAAMFSCLTGRLLTSGPSGVTERCDPQPPVMTQACVSGRDGLNPSLSQPSTSNEESHSVPLSGTTSM